The Vanessa atalanta chromosome 24, ilVanAtal1.2, whole genome shotgun sequence genome has a segment encoding these proteins:
- the LOC125073575 gene encoding transmembrane protein 234 homolog yields MLESLGLLLLTGALWGCTNPFIRQGTKGLRKVQAKSWTGQVYAELSFLLGNWRYVMPWLVNQIGSLVYLVVVQRVPLSLAVPAANSLAFAFTALTGSIVGTEEPLDQGSILGIVLIGVGTALCCWDKS; encoded by the exons ATGTTGGAAAGTTTGG GTTTGCTTCTGTTGACTGGCGCTCTATGGGGATGTACGAATCCATTCATCCGACAGGGTACTAAAGGTTTACGTAAAGTGCAAGCGAAATCTTGGACAGGCCAGGTCTATGCGGAATTATCATTTCTATTGGGAAATTGGAGG TACGTGATGCCCTGGTTGGTGAACCAGATAGGGTCGTTGGTATACTTGGTCGTGGTGCAGCGTGTTCCGCTCTCTCTCGCTGTGCCAGCGGCTAACAGCCTGGCATTTGCGTTCACGGCTCTAACAGGCTCTATCGTGGGGACCGAGGAACCTTTAGATCAag GTTCCATACTCGGTATAGTTCTTATAGGCGTGGGAACAGCTCTGTGCTGCTGggataaaagttaa
- the LOC125073297 gene encoding uncharacterized protein LOC125073297: protein MSIATYVFLDLETTGLPAQENNKTKITELSLVAVKREHVLETRVGATPRVQHKLTLCFNPGRMVAPSCSEVTGLCNDLLEYESTFNIDTFTLINTFLKTLTKPVCLVAQNGYRFDFPILKNHLVKLGVSLSDDILCADCYHSFYDILEKKKYVNSAVAKSNQCDTSISLNGCDNETHVLNVDTNYFQSENEKTPKRPVVNTKKICRPSPISKVRRRFPWSDGEKPEQKYKLKDVYERLLNRKAEDAHRAENDCLFALAGFVALSREMVQWFDENHCLFSEVKPMTIGVPLGY from the coding sequence ATGTCGATTGCAACATACGTATTCCTAGATCTCGAAACTACCGGCTTACCGGCACAGGAAAACAATAAGACTAAAATAACAGAACTGAGTTTAGTAGCTGTAAAAAGAGAACATGTACTGGAAACGCGTGTGGGAGCTACGCCTCGTGTTCAGCACAAGCTCACTCTTTGCTTTAACCCGGGACGAATGGTGGCACCTAGTTGCTCTGAAGTGACGGGCCTCTGCAACGACCTATTGGAATATGAATCTACTTTTAATATAGACACATTTACGTTGATTAATACGTTTCTTAAAACACTCACAAAACCAGTTTGCCTTGTCGCCCAAAATGGATATCGTTTCGATTTccctatattaaaaaatcatttagtgAAGCTTGGGGTTAGTTTATCGGATGATATCCTCTGTGCTGATTGTTATCAcagtttttatgatatattagaaaaaaagaaatatgttaATAGTGCAGTTGCGAAGTCAAACCAATGTGACACAAGTATATCATTGAATGGATGCGATAATGAAACACATGTATTAAATGttgatacaaattattttcaatcagAAAATGAAAAAACTCCGAAACGGCCAGTTgttaataccaaaaaaatatgtagacCAAGTCCCATTTCTAAAGTTCGTAGGAGGTTCCCATGGTCTGATGGAGAAAAAccagaacaaaaatataaacttaaagatGTTTATGAGAGATTATTGAACCGTAAGGCTGAAGACGCTCATCGTGCTGAAAATGACTGTTTATTTGCATTGGCAGGATTTGTTGCTTTATCCAGAGAGATGGTGCAATGGTTTGATGAAAACCACTGCCTTTTCTCTGAAGTCAAACCAATGACTATAGGTGTTCCTCttggttattaa
- the LOC125073350 gene encoding three-prime repair exonuclease 1-like, with the protein MSIKTFIFFDLETTGLPTKDHVPKVTELTFFCVYRRDIEQADIINLPPVSKLTCLFNPQTTLSPEAANITGLSNEFLINQPIFSDKIKCIIAFLDAPKPVCLVAHNGNRFDFKIIKNEFANANAVLPRGLYCVDSIKAFKEILKDNVLIELETSNTFNQTFQSSDSTLGEDAWPDLNVTPEDWKEIDSIIDSFAKLKTTPNIKSDGNKLLIGNYKLTNIYKTLLKKDPKESHRAEADCMMLLECVIKTKKYFLPWADKNYKLLSTIKPFQSK; encoded by the coding sequence atgtctatCAAAACTTTTATCTTCTTTGACTTGGAGACCACTGGATTGCCAACCAAGGATCATGTTCCCAAGGTGACGGAACTCACATTCTTCTGTGTTTATCGTAGAGATATAGAGCAagctgatattattaatttaccacCAGTAAGTAAATTAACATGTCTTTTTAACCCTCAAACAACATTGTCGCCCGAAGCTGCCAATATAACCGGTCTATCTaatgagtttttaattaatcaaccaatttttagtgataaaataaaatgtattattgcgTTTTTAGACGCTCCGAAACCAGTGTGCTTGGTAGCTCACAATGGTAACAGATTtgattttaagataataaaaaatgaatttgcaAATGCGAACGCCGTTTTACCCAGAGGCCTATATTGTGTAGATTCTATCAAAGCTTTTAAGGAAATACTTAAGGATAATGTTCTTATTGAATTGGAAACTTCGAATACTTTCAACCAGACATTTCAAAGCAGTGACTCCACTCTAGGTGAAGATGCTTGGCCTGATCTAAATGTGACTCCGGAGGATTGGAAAGAAATTGACAGTATAATAGATTcatttgccaaattaaaaactacaccAAATATTAAAAGTGATGGAAATAAACTTCTAATTGGGAATTATAAgttgacaaatatttataagacaCTCTTGAAAAAGGATCCAAAAGAATCACACAGGGCAGAAGCGGACTGTATGATGCTTCTAGaatgtgtaattaaaacaaagaaatattttctgcCATGGGcagataagaattataaattattgagcACAATTAAACCTTTTCAAAGTAAATAG